In the Parcubacteria group bacterium genome, GGCTCGCCCCACGGGAGACCGACAGAAATACCCGATGCTTGTAAGGCAACGAGGGGATAATAGTTATTAAGTTTGTCAAAAGTTGGCAATTCGATCTGATTGAGCGGATTGTCGGGTGAACTACTTAACCCCCATCCATCAATTACTACGAGAACAACGGGAGAATACATAATATTTTTTTGTATCATTATTTTACTTCTTTCATTTTATCACTCTTTTAGCTCTTTTGACAAATATGCCTACATATAGTATGATTTACCCAGTAATATTAATGATCCGAACGGTTGCTGTTGTGGAAATAATGGGATGTATATCAGGAGTATCATGGTGCAAATTATCAAATGATATGATCTATCTTTTAGTGTCAATCACAGGAGAAAAACAGACATAATACGTGTGGACTTGCGTGTTTGTTTTTGATATATCCTTATCGTACACAGCAGACGACCGAATATTTTTATGATAAGCTCAACACTATTGCTTATAGCTGTTGCGTCGTTAATTGTTGGAACCGGCGTTGGTTATGTCGTGCGACAAACCATTGCCAAAAGTCAAGCAAAGACGGCGGAAAACAACATTGCAGAGGCAAAAACGAAGGCGCAGGAAATCGAACTCGAGGCAAAAAATAGGGCAAAGGAAATCGAACTCGAGGCAAAAAACAAGGTAGTCAGTATTCGAGAAAAGGCCGAGGAAGAAGAGCGGGAACGCAAGCAAGAAATTCGCGCTACGGAAAAACGGTTGGAAAAACGTGAAAATCTCCTTGATCGCAAATTGGATGAGGCGGAAGAAGGTAAAAAGGCGCTGGAAGCAAAAGCACAAGAGGTGCGTGATGTGCGCACGCGTATAGAGGAAATGCGTATAGAGGAAATGCAACGACTGGAGAGTATCAGCGAGCTTACGCAGGAACAAGCGCGCAAAGCACTTTTGCAGTTAACGGAAGAGCAAAATCGAGAGGATTTTGCACAGCATGTTGCACGTTTACAAAAGCAATCACATGAAGAGCTGGAAAAAGAGGCGCGGGATATCATGACACATGTCATCCAAAAGTATTCACGCTCTCATGCGGCGGAGGTGATGACGTCGACACTCACGATTCCTTCAGAGGAAATCAAAGGGAAGATCATCGGTAAGGAGGGGCGCAATATTCGTGCTTTGGAGCGCATGACGGGTGTGGAAGTGATCATTGATGAAACGCCGGATTCGATCGTTTTGTCATCTTTTGATCCTGTACGCAGGGAAGTAGCAAAGATCGCTCTGGAGAAGTTGATCGAGGATGGGCGCATTCATCCCGCAAAGATCGAAGAGATCGTGGTATGGGCGGAAAAAGAGATTGACAATCGTATTCGTGAGGCGGGAGATGCTGCTGCCTATGAAGTGGGTATTGCCGGATTAGAACCAAAATTGCTGTATATTTTGGGACGATTGCGTTATCGTACAAGTTTCAAACAAAACGTGTTGTTACATTCATTGGAAGTGTCCTATCTTTCGGGTGCACTTGCGTCTGAATTAGGGTGTGATGTGAAAGTTGCCAAGATGGCGGGGCTTTTTCATGATATCGGGAAAGCGGTTGATCATGAAGTGCAGGGCACACATGTGGAAATTGGGATCAAGATCTTGCAAAAATTCAATGTTGATAAGCGCGTGATCGATGCCATGATGTCGCATCATGATGAGTACCCCTATGCAACACCTGAAGCGTATATTGTTGCGGCGGCGGATGCACTTTCTGCGGCACGTCCGGGAGCGCGCAAAGACACGGTAGAAAATTATCTCAAGCGTTTGGAAGAATTGGAATCGCTAACGAATAGTTTTCCGGAAGTCGAAAAGTGTTATGCAATTCAAGCAGGTCGTGAAATTCGTGTGTTTGTAAAGCCGGAGGCTGTGGATGATCTTGGCGCAATAAAACTTGCCCGCGATATTGCTGACAAAATTCAGGAGGAATTGAAATATCCTGGAGAAATCAAGGTAAATGTATTACGAGAATTGCGTGCTGTGGAATACGCACGATAGATAAGTAGATCGGTAGACACGCTACACTTTAGACAGGTAGACCAGTAGACGCGTGAGAAGGTCTACAAATCTAAAGCGGTAGCGTGTCTAAAACAAGGTGTGTCTAGTAATGCAGTGTGTCTCATAAATCTAAATATTGACAAATATCGTCCTTGCACGCATCATGAGTGAAGGACTGTGAATAACAGATTTGCCTTATTTGCTAGAAAAGTAGTACAATAAGTGCATTAAAAATAATAGGTAAAATCTAAAGATAGAAAGGACGGTGAAATTACAATGGCAAAAATAAACAAAGGAATGTTGATCGATGCAATTGCAGCAAAGACTGATATGAGCAAACGCGATGTAGAGCGTATGATCGAAGCTGCTACAGATGAGATTACGTCACAACTACAAGGTGGAAACGAAGTTGCTCTTACGGGCTTTGGTACATTTTCAGCATCAAAGCG is a window encoding:
- a CDS encoding HU family DNA-binding protein, translating into MNKGMLIDAIAAKTDMSKRDVERMIEAATDEITSQLQGGNEVALTGFGTFSASKRAARQGVNPKTGEKIQIAATTVPKFKAGKALKDAIKA
- the rny gene encoding ribonuclease Y, with amino-acid sequence MISSTLLLIAVASLIVGTGVGYVVRQTIAKSQAKTAENNIAEAKTKAQEIELEAKNRAKEIELEAKNKVVSIREKAEEEERERKQEIRATEKRLEKRENLLDRKLDEAEEGKKALEAKAQEVRDVRTRIEEMRIEEMQRLESISELTQEQARKALLQLTEEQNREDFAQHVARLQKQSHEELEKEARDIMTHVIQKYSRSHAAEVMTSTLTIPSEEIKGKIIGKEGRNIRALERMTGVEVIIDETPDSIVLSSFDPVRREVAKIALEKLIEDGRIHPAKIEEIVVWAEKEIDNRIREAGDAAAYEVGIAGLEPKLLYILGRLRYRTSFKQNVLLHSLEVSYLSGALASELGCDVKVAKMAGLFHDIGKAVDHEVQGTHVEIGIKILQKFNVDKRVIDAMMSHHDEYPYATPEAYIVAAADALSAARPGARKDTVENYLKRLEELESLTNSFPEVEKCYAIQAGREIRVFVKPEAVDDLGAIKLARDIADKIQEELKYPGEIKVNVLRELRAVEYAR